In one Acidimicrobiales bacterium genomic region, the following are encoded:
- the selA gene encoding L-seryl-tRNA(Sec) selenium transferase, which translates to ARRRATTAHIATALLREWAITDSTHESKPPESAIRPPSVDRVARELAQKSDLPQPLLVDAARMAVGRSDSTSPVDEAARVARTIERALLQPVINASGVLLHTNLGRSPLAMDQPAGYSNLELDLQTGRRGDRSSHAARLISRATGAEDALVVNNGAAALLLVIAALGSRGDVIVSRGELIEIGGGFRIPEVLASSGAHLVEVGTTNRTRLSDYASAISPRTALLLKVHPSNYRIVGFTEAVDVRDLAGLSRSVAVESAGFSGRPIPVVMDVGSGLLDADCPWIHGGPPSWLAGEPAVRQVLEDGADVVTFSGDKLLGGPQAGVITGSATLVSACRSHPLARAVRPGSLVLSSLQSVMMSYLRGDASSKLPLWRMATTGLTELRQRAEALGAGEVVDCESVMGGGSLPGRTIPSAGVAFEGDLREKLLATDPPVIARVTEGHTVCDLRTVLPEQDSLLRKALPT; encoded by the coding sequence GGCCCGGAGACGGGCCACCACCGCTCACATTGCGACAGCGCTCTTGCGAGAATGGGCCATCACCGACTCGACGCACGAATCCAAACCGCCAGAAAGCGCTATTCGACCGCCCTCTGTTGACCGCGTCGCTCGCGAGCTTGCCCAAAAGAGTGACCTCCCCCAACCGTTGCTCGTCGATGCAGCTCGCATGGCAGTAGGACGGTCCGATTCGACCTCCCCGGTCGACGAGGCAGCCCGCGTGGCTCGGACCATCGAAAGAGCGTTGCTGCAGCCGGTGATCAACGCGTCCGGCGTCCTCCTCCACACCAACCTCGGCCGGTCTCCTCTGGCGATGGACCAACCCGCCGGTTACTCCAATCTCGAGCTGGATCTCCAAACGGGAAGGCGCGGAGACAGATCGTCTCATGCAGCCAGGCTGATTTCGAGGGCTACCGGCGCAGAGGATGCGCTGGTCGTCAACAACGGTGCCGCCGCGCTGCTGCTGGTCATCGCCGCACTGGGCAGCCGAGGGGACGTCATCGTCAGCCGAGGCGAACTTATCGAGATCGGTGGCGGCTTCCGGATTCCAGAAGTACTCGCCAGCTCAGGAGCTCACTTGGTGGAAGTAGGCACCACCAACCGGACCCGGCTGTCTGACTACGCGAGCGCAATTAGCCCTCGCACGGCGTTGCTCCTGAAGGTGCACCCCTCCAATTACCGGATTGTGGGCTTCACCGAAGCTGTAGACGTGCGAGACCTCGCCGGCTTGTCGCGGTCAGTAGCAGTGGAGTCGGCAGGCTTCAGTGGCCGGCCGATCCCGGTCGTAATGGACGTCGGCTCGGGCCTCCTCGATGCCGACTGCCCGTGGATTCACGGTGGTCCTCCCTCGTGGCTGGCGGGCGAGCCCGCCGTTCGGCAGGTCCTCGAAGACGGAGCGGATGTGGTGACGTTCAGCGGTGACAAGCTCTTGGGCGGGCCGCAAGCCGGAGTGATAACGGGATCGGCGACGTTGGTCAGCGCCTGCCGTTCTCACCCTCTTGCCCGGGCCGTGCGACCCGGAAGCCTGGTTCTGTCGTCCCTTCAGTCGGTGATGATGTCTTATTTGCGAGGCGACGCATCATCGAAGTTGCCGCTGTGGCGAATGGCGACGACAGGACTCACCGAGCTCCGCCAACGCGCGGAAGCCCTCGGAGCCGGCGAAGTAGTCGACTGCGAATCGGTAATGGGCGGAGGGTCCTTGCCCGGCCGGACGATTCCCTCGGCGGGAGTCGCATTCGAGGGTGACCTCAGGGAGAAGCTTCTCGCAACCGATCCCCCCGTGATCGCGCGGGTAACTGAAGGCCACACCGTGTGCGACCTTCGCACCGTACTTCCAGAACAAGATTCACTGTTGCGGAAGGCGCTTCCGACATGA